The Streptomyces sp. HUAS MG91 sequence CGAACGACATGGCGGAACAGGCCTCCTTCACCATCGACAGTCCCGGCGGACCGCGCGAGGTGACGCTGACCTACGAGCGTGCGGGCGCCGGGGAACCGCTGCTCCTGCTGCACGGGATCGGCCACCACTGGCAGGCGTGGCAGCCGGTGCTGCCGATCCTGGCCGCCGAGCGCGATGTCATCGCCGTGGACCTGCCGGGCTTCGGCTCGTCCCCGGCGCTGCCGGAGGGGCTGGCCTACGGCCTGTCGAGCGTGGTGCCCGTCCTCGACGCCTTCTGCCGCCACCTGGGCATCGGACGCCCGCACGTGGCGGGCAACTCGCTGGGCGGCCTGCTCGCCCTGGAGCTGGGCCGGGAGAAGCTCGTCCGGTCCGTCACGGCGCTGTCCCCGGCCGGGTTCTGGACGCAGGCGGAGCGCCGGTACGCGTTCGGCACCCTGCTGGCGATGCGGCAGGGCGCGCGGGCGCTGCCGCTGCCCTTGATCGAGCGGCTGTCCCGCTCGGCGGTCGGGCGGACCGCGCTGACCAGCACCATCTACGCGCACCCCGGCCGCCGTTCACCCGAGGCCGTGGTCGCCGAGACGCTGGCGCTGCGCAACGCGACCGGGTTCCGCCAGACCCTCGACGCGGGGCGCGACGTGCAGTTCCGCGACGACATCCCCGAGGTCCCCGTGACCGTGGCGTGGGGCACCCGCGACCGGCTGCTCGTGCGCCGTCAGGGGGTCCGCGCCAAGCAGATCCTGCCGGGGGCGCGGCTGGTCAGGCTCCCGGGCTGCGGCCACGTCCCGATGCACGACGACCCCGCGCTGGTCGCGCGCGTGGTCCTCGACACCAGTCGCTGACCGGTCGGCGGCCGGGGCTCCCGCCGTCGGCCGGCGTCCGCCCCACACACCCGAGCCCAGGGCGACGCCGGC is a genomic window containing:
- a CDS encoding alpha/beta fold hydrolase gives rise to the protein MAEQASFTIDSPGGPREVTLTYERAGAGEPLLLLHGIGHHWQAWQPVLPILAAERDVIAVDLPGFGSSPALPEGLAYGLSSVVPVLDAFCRHLGIGRPHVAGNSLGGLLALELGREKLVRSVTALSPAGFWTQAERRYAFGTLLAMRQGARALPLPLIERLSRSAVGRTALTSTIYAHPGRRSPEAVVAETLALRNATGFRQTLDAGRDVQFRDDIPEVPVTVAWGTRDRLLVRRQGVRAKQILPGARLVRLPGCGHVPMHDDPALVARVVLDTSR